From a single Miscanthus floridulus cultivar M001 chromosome 8, ASM1932011v1, whole genome shotgun sequence genomic region:
- the LOC136474999 gene encoding zinc finger protein 8-like gives MAKPQEVRSVDSFSQLPFIRPASAPAQPRDATIRLFGCDFSNDQQQRQAKQQDAAADSPDAANGSTVTSESNGGAAAAAAAAAAERKFECHYCCRNFPTSQALGGHQNAHKRERQHAKRAHLQASLAMHRYVPGHMYGHFNYHHHHHLGGGGRFDQPAPPPLPLPPPPPAHYPMWTSASPAGPYGGGGGPGSMSQPINGSPVPAELWRVPPPAATTTTTAAMENFGMYGRHGAAGGTAILVGPAGGEAAACKDEKAAMSLLSPSPSLSSCSSTSPEKKLGRCELGHQKESVSLDLHL, from the coding sequence ATGGCGAAGCCGCAGGAGGTGCGCAGCGTCGACTCCTTCTCGCAGCTGCCGTTCATCCGGCCGGCGTCCGCTCCGGCGCAACCGAGGGACGCCACCATTCGGCTGTTCGGCTGCGACTTCTCCAACGACCAGCAGCAGCGGCAGGCCAAGCAGCAGGACGCCGCGGCCGACTCCCCCGACGCCGCCAACGGCAGCACGGTCACGTCCGAGAGCAACGGCGGCGCGGCTgcagcggccgcggccgcggccgccgagaGGAAGTTCGAGTGCCACTACTGCTGCCGCAACTTCCCGACGTCGCAGGCGCTGGGCGGGCACCAGAACGCGCACAAGCGCGAGCGGCAGCACGCCAAGCGGGCCCACCTCCAGGCCTCCCTCGCCATGCACCGATATGTGCCCGGCCACATGTACGGCCACTtcaactaccaccaccaccaccacctcggcggcggcggccgcttcGACCAAcccgcgccgccaccgctgccgctGCCTCCCCCGCCGCCGGCGCACTACCCGATGTGGACGAGCGCCAGCCCCGCGGGGCcctacggcggcggcggaggcccaGGCTCCATGTCGCAGCCAATCAACGGTAGCCCGGTGCCGGCGGAGCTCTGGAGGGTGCCGCCCCCTGCTGCGACGACAACCACTACTGCGGCCATGGAGAATTTCGGCATGTATGGCCGGCACGGCGCCGCTGGTGGCACGGCTATCCTGGTCGGGCCGGCTGGTGGGGAGGCAGCAGCATGCAAGGACGAGAAGGCGGCGATGAGCTTGTTGTCCCCCTCCCCCTCGCTCTCGTCTTGCTCGTCCACGTCGCCGGAGAAGAAGCTAGGTAGGTGTGAATTGGGCCACCAGAAGGAGAGTGTTAGCTTGGACCTCCATTTGTAA